The genomic region GACCCTTTCGTAGGCTCTTGTCGTTATACTCGTTCTTCAGATCAATCTTCTCATCCTCTTCGTTGTACGTCACTTCGCCCTCGACCTCGTTGTTCCCGTACGCGTAATAGCTGGGGATCATCTTATTGCTCTGATCGCTCCGGCCATCGTCATCGAATAGCACCAAGATTGGCTGCTTGCTATGATGATACTCGTTGCGACGAGAAAATTCCACGTCCACCTGGTCCTCGAACAGAGTGGACGCGGTCACCAGAAGTCCGAGGTTTGGCTCGCCGTTCAGCCAGGCGAGCACCGCTTGCTTCACGTTGAAAATCTGAAGAAAAAACCGTTTCAATCTCTGTTCGTGCTCTACACTTTTGCTCTATCTTCTAGGGTCGATGAAGCTCACCTGCCAGCCGGAGGCGTGTGCCCCGACGTACCGAACGTTCAGAAGTCTGTGCTGGTCCGGGGCGTCCAGGCTCCTTTCGTCCAGAACTTGGTACACTCTTATCTGAGGAAAAGAACCAATTAATCATTCCCAAGAACGCTCGCCTTACCTTTAATCGATATTTACCTGATAGTAGGCAGATGCTAACGTGGAGGGATGCGCGGTCTTCGCCGACGTTCTCTTCCGGTACAGATGCAGCTCCGCTTCTAGAACAGATTCGTTCATCTCCAATCCCGTGATGTTGAAGAAGTAGAATCTCGACATCGACGTATCTGCCGGGAAATGTACATTGTGCAGTCAGGATATTCGTGTCGCCCTTGAGGAAGCGTCATCAGTACCTCTTTCGATGAAGCTGCGGACGACCTTGGCATTGTACGGATTCCTACCGCGCGTGACACCGCTCGAATCAGCCACGTTGTTGTACAACTCTATCATAAACTGTGGAGGCACCTTGCGACGACCCATTTTCTCGGTATGGCTGCGGATCCCGAGGACCTGTAACGATCTCACTGATGAGTTGTCTCTTCGGCCACTACGTCCCGTTCTGATCACGGACCTGTTGCAGCTTCTCGAGAGCCTTGTCCCGGAGAGCATCGTGGTCCCCGTCCTGGTCCAGGTCAGCCAGAGACCAGGAGCTCCTCGACTCATCTACGTTGACATCGTAGTCCCCGTAAGCGTCTAAGCTCCTcgacagcagcagcaacaacccCAGGCAGAGGTACGGCACGGTCCTCGTCATCGCGCTTTTCCGTCGTCCTTATTTCAACGACTGCTGTCTTCGATCTCCTTGCAGACAGCCCGTGACAGTTTCGACGACTCTGTCAGCAATTAGTACAACAACCACAGCGTGCATTCACCGAACTCACGTAGAGGCAACGGCGATTGTTCTCGCGCGACGGGGCGAAAGAAACTGCGTTCTCGCGAGGAAGGAGAGCGGACACCTTCTCTCCGCTGGCGGACAGGAGGTTTGCCGAACCGAACGGGACGCTAAGTAGCATATGGGAGGTCTTCGCTGCGAGGAGTCACCTTTATGCTATGCCGGGAGTTGCCTCCCTCGCGTTGCTCCCCGCAGCGACATCGGCTTCTCGCACGGGACACGGGAGTTGACGCGGCGGTCTCCTCCCTCAAGGAGGTGGTACACACGCATCACCTTACGATCACACGGCAATCAACCCTCTGGCCAACTGGGTCTGGTTTGTCTTGACACGGGGATGCGGGAAACTTCCTCACAACGAACCCTTTTTGGTCTTACAACGGCCACCGTTTAGACAAAACCATTTTCTTCCAGCAACCAAccagtttattttatattcggtTGCAATGTCAAAATTTCACTGCTCGTTGTCAAATTAGTTCTTATACTTAAAAGAGACATTGAAAAATCATGGAGGTTTAGGGTGAACCCTTATCGCTCCAAGTTATCGTCGTAGCTGTATCTGTGAGcctattcaattttgtttaggACAGATCATCGCTATATCGAGCATTTTATCATGTATAGACTGTGCAGAGAGCGGACTGATTTCAGGAGTCGTTCAGGATCCTCTGTAGCGAGCAGAAGCGGAAGAGGAGGGTCACCGGCGCCCGATACCTTTTGGAGGCGATGATGACACCGCGCGACGGGGCTATTAAAAAAAGCTCACGCTTCCTAAATTCCGTGGGATTCGTAAGTGGCGAGTTATGTGGCCCGCCTGGCCACATATTTCGATGTCGCGAATAATCGGTTGTTTTCCTAAGTGGACGATGACGGATCGGCGAGGAGGGTGTCACAGTCGGTATTTCTCGCCCACGCTGTGCGCGTGATCCGAAGATCGAGCTCTCGACGACGACCTCGTTCTTTTTGTTGCATTTACTTTCGTACGGGCGAAGCACACGGAATGAGAACAACGAATCAGCCGGAGACCGAGCCGCTGTAACTACAAAATTGGCTAGAGGCAAATTGGCGGCGCGTCTTTTGTACGGGATCAGTTCCTCGTTGTATTCGCGGCTTACCAAATCgaattcttatttcttatttctaacTCGGACTCGGATATGTCGAGACGATCGGGTGGTGTTTGCCATTGACGATTCTTTTACAAAGTCATCGtacgtttattaatcataccAGTACACGGTGCATATAGGAACATCGAAACGGTAGCCCGCGCGGTTCGCAGTCAAGCGGAATCGATTCGTTGTTTGCTCCGTTGACTTTTTCAATCTCCTTCGTTCCTCTACGTACCCGCTAAACGCAAGCGCACTGAGTGATTTGAATTATCTCCCTCTTCGAACCCCGACGAGTCCTGAAAATTACCAACGTGAACACATTGCCCTGCAAATCTCCTCGACAAGTCGAGCCAGAAGCGATGTAGGCGCAAGCTGCGATTCGACTCATCGTCTGGTTGAATCAAGCTAGGAACTCTTAAGTACCTGTACTCGTGAACTTTGAATCTAGCGGGCGTGCAGGTGTTCTGCTTCCTGTACAAACTAGCTAAGCATCTCGATGGCTCCTTTTTCTCCCGCAGCAAACACATTTCCGTTCCGTTACCCGGACACGATCCGACACACTGACCTACGTTAATTTGCTGGAAGAATCAGAGATTGTAGATcagtgaaattaatatcgttttacgggaatgaGAATATCTTACACGGATGACAGGTCTGACGTCAGTCGTGTTCGTGCCGTCTTTGATTGCGACCTCGCTGAAATCCAGAACGGTCTCCATATGGTCCATCTTGTGACACGGTCCGGCACAGCCGCACTTCTCGATCATCTGGTATACTTCGTCTCCTAATGTAAAGAGGTTTCAGTCAGTTAGTCCGGTCTTCTTCAAACGGATTTTAAAACTAATCTTTTCTAGGTATCTTCATCGAAAAGGATGGTTGCCGAGATGTCGTGGCAGAACAAAACCCTCTACGTACCGTTGGGCCCTTTGATGCTAACCGTGCTGTTCCTCATTGGTTTGCATCCGAGATCTTCGGAGAAATTgaccaaaaattaattctcaagAAGCTAAACTCCGCACGTAGGGACACGCAAGATACCTTTATCACAGCGACCCATGCACACGCCAACGTCTATCGTAGTTTGATGAGGTGTGCCAGAATGCACTAAATGCGTCATTGATTCCCGTCTGCAGAACGTGTCCGGTGTGCATTCGCATGCTTCGACGACCTCTATCACCCGGACACCTTGGATCGTGGTGATCCTTTCCATTTTCGCTGCCCTGGGACGACAATGAGCCTCTTGGGAGCATCTCTGGAATAAAAAAGACGTTAGGAAAAATAAGAGGAAATAAAAGGTCCGCAGAAGCGGTGAAAAAAAGAGGGGTATGCAGAAATTGGTTGCATCTCTGCGATGATTTGCAACGTCCGCCGgggatttataataatcgcgAGGCATGCTGTCTCCTGTTAGGATCCTCTTTGGTACTTGATTTCGTTCGCGACACGCGGGCCATTTAATTATCCTCGCTGCGGGATAACCGACCGTTATCTTTCTCCGTGCAGGACCACGGATCCTCTCTCCGCGATATTTCTGGctaagaatattttctaataaattctgttcgcCGACATCATCCATCCTCCCGATGGGTCCCAGGAACACAATTCGGGATTTAGTAGCTGGCCAGGCCGGCGCCGGATCGGTGACCCGGCACGATACGACCTTCCAAGGACGCAAAACACATCCTCTCCGGTCTGCATATCGCGTGCAAGAAAATGTTCCTTGGACCGCGCAGCTCGTTTCCCTCCTGCGGCGTGGGTGCTGCAAGATCGTAAACCACCGATCCGGTTGCATCACGTGACCAAAATAGCACACCACACCGGGTCGGCAAAAGTGATCTAGTCATCGAATCGTTTGCGAATCGTTTGCCCGCTGGTCTAGTAGTCGATGGGCGATTCATTCCGTTGGTTATTGACAAGGCTCGTGGTAATCGCATCAATCTTGCTTCTACTGATACCTCTTTAAAAccaaaatcttttttaattcggCGCAAGTTGATTAATGCTCGactataatcatttttctacggAAGCCATCGGCCGTGTACGCATTATTGATCTCTAGAGAACGTTCAGATGAGTTCAGACGATCTATTAGGATCTTATTATAGGCAAGATCTTAAGGGCTCTTCGATCGTTCGATATATCGACTCAACAGTCGATCTAGGGTGGGTCAACGTCCTCCGACGAATTTCGGTCGAGTGAAGAATGTAAAATGTGCATAATCATCGTGCGAAGGATGCGGCGGCGATGCCTTGCGCGGGGTGCACTCGCCGTAAAAGTCGTGAAGATCGTACGATCGCGCGATACTGGCGTGGCCGCATTCCAGCTGGCGGATTGGTCGATCCCATGCGTCATAAATCTACACGATGTTCGTGCTTTTTTTCGCCCTTCGCTGTAGCCCTTGGCACACGTaacccgccgcgcgcgcggtgtccTTTTTCGCTTCACAAATTCGAAGTCCCATTCTTTGCTCTCCCTGGTGCCAGCCTCGATCGTGATCGAAAGACCTTTGCGAGATCGTTAACCGAAACGATACTCGGACGGCAAAATCTTTTTCGACGTCGTCTTTTTTCTCGGATCACGGTTCGACAAACTTTTGCGAGCTTTTTGTCCTTTAAACGAGCCAACTGGATCTTGCACCTGGTGCATCCCGTCTGCGTGAGTCATGTCGCTCTGGATCTGCATTCCTGTCGAATGATCTCCGCTACGATCAACCAATTCCTGGACGACTTGAAATCCCCTTTTTTTGATCcccagtctaataattatacaactaGGGGGACTTTTATATCGGACTCCTCCCTTGCAGTCAACGGAGCCATTTTTACCTATTTGTTGTCCCCTTATCGGTAGGATAGCTATTGTCAAGAGCAATTTGCGATGAATATGCGACCCCAGCCTTTTGTTTTACTGCGATTATTCGTTGAATGATTTAACCCAGACCTAGCACAGCATGCCATTGCTCCTCCTTCTCTTCCCTCCTTCCCTTCTCTTCTCCCTCTAACGCCCCCCCcctattactataatataacaacCGGCAGAGTTGGGCCAAGTGCTTGGACCATCTTAAGAAGCTGAAGAGCTACGGGACTGTAGACTCTAGATTTTAAAAGAGATCCTATCAGGtaacaatatatgtatttacagTCTTATGCGCGAGGAAGCGCGTAAATTTgcgtgaataaattattacttaaattacAATTGCATTCCGTTGCATTCTAAAATAGATCGATGCAATAATGCCTAAAGGATAATACCGCagtaatattctaatatttctacaattgGCATTAGAAATTATGAATGGAAATATGAGTAAGTGGGTAGTCCCGCGTCCGGTTGTCTTCGTAaggcgcaaaaaaaaaagaaaaaatcaacTGGATGTAGAACTAGATTCTGTACAATTTATCCTCGCAATACAACGATCTGGAATTTGTCAAGGTTTTAGATTCTTACGAGGAGGTGGTCCTATCGGAATGATCCAAAGCCTTCTCACCGATCAAAAACTAGCTTGACCAACTAAAGGGTTACCTGTACCACGGGTCGGCTAGCGTCTCCAGGATCGTCCAGAGTGTGCCTCGGACAGAGCTTGCGGCAGTGTCCGGCGTTGATTTGGATCACCTCCCCCGATATTCCTGGAACGCGACGGGATCGGTTATTTGCAGGGTGTCGCACCGCGGGGCGAAGTTcaatgaaatgttttcgaaGCTGGCCCGCTCGCTTGCCCGCGTGTTTGTTGCAGCAGCATCGAAAGGAATGTGACGCGTGTAAATCGGTTGGCGCCGCCGGTAATCGCCGCGCGAAATTTACGGGTTTGTACCGCGCGGTTGAACGTTGACAGAAGACATAAGAAAAAGAGGGTGCCTATAGGTGTAACCGATGCTATTTTTGGCCCGAGCGCGTGGGACAAGTGGAATGCCAGGACCCCGGGTTTCTCTGATTCACGTTACATGTCCCGCTGTTTTCACACACCCTCGCCTTTCCGCGTTTTCTACCTATAAATGGCGTTCACCGGCGATCCTGTCACGGGCCGTGCAAACTAAACCACCATGGGATGCACTCGGAGGGCGTGATTATACCAGATGCGTCGGTCGTACACGCTTAATTGACAATTGATTAACGAAGGGCGGTTGTTCCGTTTCGCGGAACGGTTTGCTTCGGCGAACCGCTGATTCCTCCTCGATCGCTGTGATCGACATTCCACGAACCATGTCCCTTTGATCGCCCGCATTAATTGATCTCTATGGGAcgacgaatcgaatcgaatcgagtcGCGAACAAGATTGATCGGCTCTGCCCGTTCCCACCGTTTTTACACGCTGGAAACCTATAAGAAAACCGGCTGCAACTGATTTCGGAACAATTGAATTGTTTTTCGGTTAATTGATCGAAGTGCAATTGCGAATGCGT from Augochlora pura isolate Apur16 chromosome 5, APUR_v2.2.1, whole genome shotgun sequence harbors:
- the LOC144469744 gene encoding uncharacterized protein LOC144469744 isoform X2, translated to MRIRITRGRWAVFGGFTLVCLANLRLAIADEDSEGRVRREETRQHICCAKHEKMIDVGYGISGEVIQINAGHCRKLCPRHTLDDPGDASRPVRCSQEAHCRPRAAKMERITTIQGVRVIEVVEACECTPDTFCRRESMTHLVHSGTPHQTTIDVGVCMGRCDKDLGCKPMRNSTVSIKGPNGDEVYQMIEKCGCAGPCHKMDHMETVLDFSEVAIKDGTNTTDVRPVIRQINVGQCVGSCPGNGTEMCLLREKKEPSRCLASLYRKQNTCTPARFKVHEYRTRRGSKREIIQITQCACV
- the LOC144469742 gene encoding bone morphogenetic protein 2, yielding MTRTVPYLCLGLLLLLSRSLDAYGDYDVNVDESRSSWSLADLDQDGDHDALRDKALEKLQQVLGIRSHTEKMGRRKVPPQFMIELYNNVADSSGVTRGRNPYNAKVVRSFIERDTSMSRFYFFNITGLEMNESVLEAELHLYRKRTSAKTAHPSTLASAYYQIRVYQVLDERSLDAPDQHRLLNVRYVGAHASGWQIFNVKQAVLAWLNGEPNLGLLVTASTLFEDQVDVEFSRRNEYHHSKQPILVLFDDDGRSDQSNKMIPSYYAYGNNEVEGEVTYNEEDEKIDLKNEYNDKSLRKGQPEEARWEGGDGSEFFQRQKRTQREESGSPGEQKAPGRRRRETSLRDRYENPFSNDKLFISMDIYRRAMRRGGLSHRTSRIHLKNRRERRSTKSHASVQQNVTDCSRHELYVDFKEIGLSSSIIAPVGYSAYHCKGVCESPLSQDQQPTNHATIQGIVHKMGLAKDVERPCCVPTKLLGTTILFFDDNENVILKVYQDMIADRCGCR
- the LOC144469744 gene encoding uncharacterized protein LOC144469744 isoform X1 — protein: MRIRITRGRWAVFGGFTLVCLANLRLAIADEDSEGRVRREETRQHICCAKHEKMIDVGYGISGEVIQINAGHCRKLCPRHTLDDPGDASRPVVQRCSQEAHCRPRAAKMERITTIQGVRVIEVVEACECTPDTFCRRESMTHLVHSGTPHQTTIDVGVCMGRCDKDLGCKPMRNSTVSIKGPNGDEVYQMIEKCGCAGPCHKMDHMETVLDFSEVAIKDGTNTTDVRPVIRQINVGQCVGSCPGNGTEMCLLREKKEPSRCLASLYRKQNTCTPARFKVHEYRTRRGSKREIIQITQCACV